The window AACAGTGGTTTCACCAGTATGGCGGTGTTGCCGTGTTCGTGACGAACGTTATTCCCTGGAGTCGCGGACTAATCGCAATCCCTGCGGGGGTGAGTTCGTATCCGAGCGGACGCTATCTCGTCCACGTTGGCACCTCAACACTGCTGTATCACGCCGTCTACGTTGCCGTCCCGCTCGTTGGACTCGCACTATTTGCATGACTGTCTCACTTCGGCGAATAGTCAGCGCGACAGACCGCAGGGTAAAAGGTTGCCGACCCCGACGTGTCGCGTATGTTTGGAGGAGGCGGCGGCGGACTCAATCCGCGCAAGATGGAACAGATGATGGAACAGATGGGTATCGACGTCGAGGATATCGACGCTGAAGAGGTCATTATCCGCACCGACGAGCACGACCTCGTCTTCAGCGACGCTGAAGTCACCAAGATGGACGCCCGCGGGCAGGAAACCTACCAGATCATCGGCTCGCCCGAAGAGGTTGAATCCGGTTCTGCCGGCGGCGCTGCAGGCGGCGAATCCGAAGATTCCGGCCCGTCGATCCCCGACGACGACGTCGACCTCGTCGCAACGCGTGCCGGCGTCAGCGAGGACGACGCCCGCGCCGCACTCGAGGACAACGACGGCGACCTCGCCGCGGCAGTCGAGGACCTCGAGTAATCCCGCACGTGACGGGACGCGATACTGACGACGACAGCGCCGGCGATAGCCTCGAGAGCGAGAGCGAACACGACGGTGACCGCGTTCCCGTCTTGCTCGTGCGCGGCGACCGCGAGTTTCTCGTCCAGCCCGGCGAGGAGATGGGCACCGACCTCGGCGTCCTCGAGGTTCCCGAAGATGTCCAAGCCGGCCAGACGCTCGAGACGCACCTCGATGAGGAGTTTCAGGTGCGACGACTTCGCGGCCCGGACCTCTTTCATCACTTCGAGCGCACCGGCGCGCCGATGGTCCCGCGCGATATCGGACTGGTGATCGGTGA is drawn from Natronolimnobius sp. AArcel1 and contains these coding sequences:
- a CDS encoding nascent polypeptide-associated complex protein, whose amino-acid sequence is MFGGGGGGLNPRKMEQMMEQMGIDVEDIDAEEVIIRTDEHDLVFSDAEVTKMDARGQETYQIIGSPEEVESGSAGGAAGGESEDSGPSIPDDDVDLVATRAGVSEDDARAALEDNDGDLAAAVEDLE